A genomic region of Notamacropus eugenii isolate mMacEug1 chromosome 3, mMacEug1.pri_v2, whole genome shotgun sequence contains the following coding sequences:
- the KRT18 gene encoding keratin, type I cytoskeletal 18, whose amino-acid sequence MSFTTRSNYRSLGSVQASSHRVQPVSSAASVYAGAGGSGSRISTARTTSFRGGLGAGNLMAGLPGIRGIQREKETMQDLNSRLSSYLERVRSLETENRTLEGKIREHLAKKGPQIREWGHYFKTIEDLREQIYASSVDNARITLQIDNARLAADDFRIKYEAELAMRQSVERDIHDLRKVIDDTNVTRLQLETEIENLKEELLFMRKNHEEEVNSLQAQIAGCGLTVEVDSPKSQDLSKVMADIRAQYDALAQKNREELDKYWSQQIEESTVTINTRSEEVEAARNTVTELKRTVQSLEIDLDSLRNLKTSLEDSLREVETRYAIQMEQINTALLHLEAELGQTRTEGQRHAQEYQALLNIKDKLEAEINTYRNLLENGGEDFNLVHALDSSSSSLHKTSTRRTVDGKVVAETNDTKVLRR is encoded by the exons ATGAGTTTCACCACCCGCTCCAACTACCGCTCCCTGGGCTCGGTCCAGGCGTCCAGCCACCGGGTCCAGCCGGTCAGCAGCGCCGCCAGCGTCTATGCGGGCGCGGGTGGCTCTGGGTCCCGAATCTCCACGGCCCGCACCACCAGCTTCCGCGGGGGATTGGGGGCCGGGAACCTGATGGCGGGGCTGCCTGGGATCAGGGGGATCCAGAGGGAGAAGGAGACCATGCAGGACCTTAACTCCCGCCTCTCCTCCTATCTGGAGCGCGTGCGGAGCCTGGAGACCGAGAATCGCACACTGGAAGGGAAAATCAGGGAGCATTTGGccaagaagggacctcagatcaGAGAATGGGGACACTATTTCAAGACGATTGAGGATCTGCGGGAGCAG ATTTATGCAAGCTCAGTGGACAATGCCAGAATCACCCTACAGATCGATAATGCCCGTCTGGCGGCTGATGACTTCAGAATCAA GTATGAAGCAGAGCTGGCCATGAGACAGTCTGTAGAAAGAGACATTCATGACCTCCGGAAGGTCATTGATGACACCAACGTGACCAGGCTGCAACTGGAGACTGAGATTGAAAACTTGAAGGAAGAGCTACTTTTTATGAGGAAGAACCATGAGGAG gAGGTGAATTCTCTACAAGCCCAAATCGCAGGCTGTGGGCTGACCGTGGAGGTGGATTCTCCCAAATCGCAGGACTTGAGCAAAGTCATGGCTGATATCCGAGCCCAATACGACGCTCTGGCTCAGAAGAACAGAGAGGAGCTTGATAAATACTGGTCACAGCAG ATTGAAGAGAGCACCGTGACAATCAACACGAGATCTGAGGAGGTGGAAGCAGCTCGAAACACTGTCACTGAGCTGAAACGGACAGTCCAGTCCCTTGAGATTGACCTGGATTCCCTGCGAAATTTA AAAACCAGCTTGGAGGACAGCCTGAGGGAGGTGGAGACCCGATATGCTATCCAGATGGAGCAGATCAACACAGCCCTGCTACACCTGGAAGCAGAGCTGGGGCAAACACGAACAGAGGGGCAGCGCCACGCCCAGGAATACCAGGCCCTGCTCAACATTAAGGAcaaactggaagcagagatcaacACCTATCGAAACCTGCTAGAGAATGGGGGGGAGGACTTCAA TCTTGTGCATGCCTTggacagcagcagcagttccttACATAAGACCAGCACTCGGAGGACTGTAGACGGCAAAGTGGTGGCAGAGACCAATGACACCAAAGTCCTGCGGCGTTAG